The sequence below is a genomic window from Anaerocolumna chitinilytica.
AATACAGAAAACATTATCCAATTGGATTTTTCGGAAGAAATGAAAAATTCCTTCCGGGATTATGCCATGAGCGTTATTGTCTCAAGAGCCATCCCAGATGTAAGGGACGGATTAAAACCGGTGCAACGACGTATACTTTATGCCATGAGAGAACTTGGTCTTGAACCTGCGAAACCCCACCGTAAAAGTGCCCGTATAGTAGGTGATACTATGGGTAAATATCATCCCCATGGGGACAGCTCCATCTATGACGCACTGGTACGTATGACAGAAGAATTCTCCATGTCCATCCCGCTGGTAGACGGTCATGGAAATTTCGGTTCTATCGACGGCGACGGGAGTGCTGCCATGCGTTATACGGAAGCCAGACTTTCAGAAGGTGCCATGACCATGCTGGACCATCTGGAAAAGGGATTAGTACCTTTTATTCCGAACTTTGATGACAGCGAAAAGGAACCGGTAGTACTCCCTGCCATGATTCCCAATCTTTTAATTAACGGCTCAACCGGAATTGCCGTAGGAATGGCAACTAATATACCTTCCCACAATCCGGCCGAAGTCATAGACGGTGCCATTGCTTATCTGGATAATCCCGAAATAACCTTGGACAAGCTTATGAAATACATTCCCGGTCCTGATTTTCCTACCGGCGGTATGATTATCAACCAGGAGGATATCAGGAACATCTACGAAACCGGTGAAGGTAAACTTCGTCTTCGTGCTTTAACCGAAATAGAAAACGGTGAAAACGGACGTAAAAATATTATTATCACTGAGATTCCCTATACCGTAGCCGGTAATAAAACAAAGCTGGTAGAGAATCTTGTCAATCTGATGAAGGATAAAGTATTCGATGAAATCTATGATGTAAGGGATGAGTCTTCAAAAGAAGGAATCCGTATTGTGATTGAAGTCAAAAAGGATAGAGATACGGAGAATCTGTTAAACGGTCTTTATAAAAAGACATTAATGGAAGATACTTATGGTGTAAATATCCTTGCAATTAAAGACCAGCAACCGGTAACTTTCTCACTGAAAGCCCTGTTAAAAGAATTCGTCACCTTTCAGGAAGAGCTTTATACCAAAGAATATGAGCATCTTCTGGGAAAAGCTGAAAACAGGCTGGAGATTGTAGGCGGTTTAATCCGTGCAACAGATGTCATTGATTTAATTATTGAAATATTAAGAGGCAGTTCTTCTATCGGACAAGCCAAGAGTTGTTTGACATCGGGTGATATTACCGACATCAAGTTTAAGTCAAAAGCCTCTGAAAAGCAGGCAACGACCCTTGACTTTACCGAACGGCAGGCAGAGGCAATTCTTGCTATGCCCCTAAGCCGATTGATTGGCCTGGAGATTCTGAGACTCCATGAAGAAAATGATTCTTTATTAAAAAGTATTGAAGAATATAAATTAATACTTAGTGATACCAAGGAACTCTACAGAGTTATTAAGAACACTTTGAAAGAATACAAAAAGACCTTTAACATACCCAGAAGAACAAAGCTTACCTCTATTGCCAACGTAGACTACGTGGAAGAAGTAAAAATCGAGGATATTTATATCCTGATTGACAGATTCGGATATACCAAATCCATCGATAACGTTTCCTATTCCAGAATCTCTGAGGATACCTTAAAGGAATATCCCCATATTATACTGTGCAAAAACACTGATAAGCTCTGCCTGTTCACGGCTGAGGGAAATATGTATCAGGTAAAAGTATCCCAGATTCCGAAATGCAAAATTAAGGATAAGGGCGTTCTGATCCATACCCTATGCAAGGTAGATAAAGAAAATATATTGGTTTACACTTCCTTCGAACAGTTATTTGAGTCCCAGCTTGTATTCTCCACCAAGTCCGGTTATATTAAGCTTGTATCCGGTATTGAATTTGAGACAAACCGAACTGCCATATCTGCCACAAAATTAGAGGCAGAGGACGAGGTCGTTAATGTGATTATGTTATCAGCCTCAGAAGCTCTCGACAAGAACTCAAAGGTAATTATTCTAACAGAAAAGGGAACCTCTCTTGGCTTCCTGTTAGATGAAATTCCTGAAATGAAAAAGACCGGTCGCGGCGTTAAATCCATAGAACTGGATAAGGGCGACTCCGTAGTA
It includes:
- a CDS encoding DNA gyrase/topoisomerase IV subunit A, with amino-acid sequence MKPNTENIIQLDFSEEMKNSFRDYAMSVIVSRAIPDVRDGLKPVQRRILYAMRELGLEPAKPHRKSARIVGDTMGKYHPHGDSSIYDALVRMTEEFSMSIPLVDGHGNFGSIDGDGSAAMRYTEARLSEGAMTMLDHLEKGLVPFIPNFDDSEKEPVVLPAMIPNLLINGSTGIAVGMATNIPSHNPAEVIDGAIAYLDNPEITLDKLMKYIPGPDFPTGGMIINQEDIRNIYETGEGKLRLRALTEIENGENGRKNIIITEIPYTVAGNKTKLVENLVNLMKDKVFDEIYDVRDESSKEGIRIVIEVKKDRDTENLLNGLYKKTLMEDTYGVNILAIKDQQPVTFSLKALLKEFVTFQEELYTKEYEHLLGKAENRLEIVGGLIRATDVIDLIIEILRGSSSIGQAKSCLTSGDITDIKFKSKASEKQATTLDFTERQAEAILAMPLSRLIGLEILRLHEENDSLLKSIEEYKLILSDTKELYRVIKNTLKEYKKTFNIPRRTKLTSIANVDYVEEVKIEDIYILIDRFGYTKSIDNVSYSRISEDTLKEYPHIILCKNTDKLCLFTAEGNMYQVKVSQIPKCKIKDKGVLIHTLCKVDKENILVYTSFEQLFESQLVFSTKSGYIKLVSGIEFETNRTAISATKLEAEDEVVNVIMLSASEALDKNSKVIILTEKGTSLGFLLDEIPEMKKTGRGVKSIELDKGDSVVLTTIPKATDEFFILKEKELSIKKVRLRKRGQKGQKAQL